From the genome of Alosa sapidissima isolate fAloSap1 chromosome 14, fAloSap1.pri, whole genome shotgun sequence, one region includes:
- the c14h16orf87 gene encoding UPF0547 protein C16orf87 homolog isoform X2: protein MSANKTKKVKMATKSCPDCDQQIPVACKSCPCGYVFISRKLLNAKLNERSPPALDKLDAKRRRTERIRREKINSTSTNDMENRRRSRSNSQSEQIRRGRGRPKTTGLKKQEEEKEKQEKEVDIYANLSDEKAFVFSVALAEINRKILGQRLIL from the exons ATGTCAGCGAATAAAACCAAGAAAGTGAAAATGGCCACCAAATCATGTCCTGATTGCGACCAACAG ATCCCTGTAGCTTGCAAGTCCTGTCCCTGCGGTTATGTGTTCATTAGCCGAAAGCTCTTAAATGCCAAACTAAATGAAAGATCACCACCAGCATTAG ATAAACTGGATGCAAAGAGAAGACGGACGGAACGAATCCGCCGAGAAAAGATCAACTCTACCTCCACTAATGATATGGAAAACAGAAGGCGGTCTCGctccaacagccaatcagagcagATTCGCAGAGGAAGGGGTAGACCTAAGACCACAGGTCTGAagaaacaggaggaggagaaag AAAAACAAGAGAAGGAGGTCGATATCTACGCCAATCTGTCAGACGAGAAGGCCTTTGTGTTCTCGGTGGCCTTGGCTGAAATCAACCGTAAGATCCTTGGCCAGAGACTGATCCTGTAG
- the c14h16orf87 gene encoding UPF0547 protein C16orf87 homolog isoform X1: MSANKTKKVKMATKSCPDCDQQIPVACKSCPCGYVFISRKLLNAKLNERSPPALDKLDAKRRRTERIRREKINSTSTNDMENRRRSRSNSQSEQIRRGRGRPKTTGLKKQEEEKVEKQEKEVDIYANLSDEKAFVFSVALAEINRKILGQRLIL; encoded by the exons ATGTCAGCGAATAAAACCAAGAAAGTGAAAATGGCCACCAAATCATGTCCTGATTGCGACCAACAG ATCCCTGTAGCTTGCAAGTCCTGTCCCTGCGGTTATGTGTTCATTAGCCGAAAGCTCTTAAATGCCAAACTAAATGAAAGATCACCACCAGCATTAG ATAAACTGGATGCAAAGAGAAGACGGACGGAACGAATCCGCCGAGAAAAGATCAACTCTACCTCCACTAATGATATGGAAAACAGAAGGCGGTCTCGctccaacagccaatcagagcagATTCGCAGAGGAAGGGGTAGACCTAAGACCACAGGTCTGAagaaacaggaggaggagaaag TAGAAAAACAAGAGAAGGAGGTCGATATCTACGCCAATCTGTCAGACGAGAAGGCCTTTGTGTTCTCGGTGGCCTTGGCTGAAATCAACCGTAAGATCCTTGGCCAGAGACTGATCCTGTAG